From Paenibacillus sp. PK3_47, the proteins below share one genomic window:
- a CDS encoding pectate lyase yields MKKNVAKVTGMVLMLSLVLSLLTGGWVNTTANAAGLSITGSGGWNETAYVEWSAVSNASGYNVYVKPAGAPDSQYQQLHNELIRKYPSFWRADAVGLAAGSYVMKVEAIGGGAAAAVTNTLQVAAHDRSGFAFSANSPFGTGSGAYNDNGTLKAGAQVLYITSQNAKTVTLGVKTSSSDTVQTGVGLGGILNLRQKGYDTTPLAIRIIGKVTAADLSGQLNSSGYLEVKGKNNYSEMNLTIEGIGDDAYAYGWGMLLRYAGNVEVRNLGLMLFPDDGISMDTGNANVWVHHNDIFYGSAGSDADQVKGDGSTDLKKGSTYITISYNHYWDSGKASLVGLSETADFFATFHHNWFDHSDSRHPRIRVASVHIYNNYYDGVSKYGVGMTTGGSAFVESNYFRNAKYPMLISLQGTDALGEGTFSGENGGMIKAYNNLVVGAASLIYANSGAGTTAANATSFDAFLASSRSETVPSSFKALKGGTAYNNFDTSTDTGVSASDVDNVSAVEQIVTAEAGRLGSGDFAWNFNDSVDDTSYDVNSALMSAIRGYTSQLVSVGGNSSQGPAPTPTATPAPTSTPAPTSTPSPTATSAPTSTPTSTPAPTSTPAPTATPAPTASPVPTATPTPTTGAYVHNFTASGTASDFFNISGNLSASKGTVVYNGLTLTQCLKIESATSIQFTAAKASTLTLVFSTSEGTRIKVDGTSYPITNGIATISLAAGAHTITKDSTANLYYMVLN; encoded by the coding sequence ATGAAAAAGAATGTTGCAAAGGTAACCGGAATGGTATTAATGCTGTCTCTTGTACTGTCTCTGCTAACAGGCGGATGGGTGAACACAACGGCGAATGCGGCCGGTCTGTCGATCACAGGCAGCGGAGGCTGGAATGAAACGGCTTATGTGGAGTGGTCAGCTGTAAGTAATGCGTCGGGGTACAATGTTTATGTTAAGCCTGCAGGTGCGCCCGATTCCCAGTACCAGCAGCTTCATAATGAATTGATCCGCAAATACCCTTCCTTTTGGAGAGCGGATGCTGTAGGGCTTGCGGCGGGAAGCTATGTAATGAAAGTAGAGGCTATAGGCGGGGGAGCGGCGGCTGCGGTTACCAATACGCTTCAGGTGGCGGCACATGACCGTTCGGGATTTGCTTTTTCAGCGAACTCTCCGTTCGGGACAGGCTCGGGTGCTTATAACGATAACGGAACACTCAAAGCTGGCGCCCAAGTCCTTTATATTACTTCGCAAAATGCCAAAACGGTTACCCTGGGGGTAAAAACAAGCAGCTCCGATACGGTGCAGACAGGCGTGGGGCTTGGCGGAATTTTGAATCTTAGACAAAAAGGCTATGATACCACACCTCTGGCTATCCGGATTATCGGAAAAGTTACGGCGGCGGATCTGAGCGGACAGCTCAACAGCAGCGGATATCTCGAAGTCAAAGGTAAAAACAATTACTCCGAAATGAATCTGACCATCGAAGGGATCGGTGACGATGCCTATGCGTACGGGTGGGGGATGCTGCTCCGGTATGCCGGTAATGTAGAGGTGAGAAATCTGGGACTGATGCTTTTCCCGGATGATGGAATCTCGATGGATACGGGCAATGCGAATGTATGGGTGCATCATAATGATATTTTTTACGGATCTGCGGGAAGTGATGCGGACCAGGTGAAAGGCGACGGTTCCACAGACCTTAAGAAAGGATCTACCTATATTACGATTTCGTACAATCACTATTGGGATTCGGGAAAAGCATCTCTGGTCGGATTGAGCGAGACGGCAGATTTTTTTGCAACATTCCATCACAACTGGTTCGATCATTCGGATTCCCGCCATCCGCGCATCAGAGTCGCCTCTGTTCACATTTATAATAACTACTATGACGGAGTATCAAAATATGGCGTGGGGATGACCACCGGGGGTTCTGCTTTTGTAGAATCCAACTATTTCCGGAATGCCAAATATCCGATGCTGATTTCCCTGCAGGGCACTGATGCGCTGGGTGAAGGAACCTTTTCGGGCGAAAATGGCGGGATGATCAAAGCGTACAACAACCTCGTTGTCGGTGCAGCCAGTCTGATTTATGCCAATTCCGGTGCGGGAACAACGGCTGCTAATGCAACATCTTTTGATGCCTTCCTCGCATCTTCAAGAAGTGAAACCGTCCCAAGCTCATTCAAAGCTCTGAAAGGCGGAACGGCCTATAACAACTTTGACACGAGTACCGATACCGGAGTGAGCGCATCTGACGTTGATAATGTAAGCGCCGTGGAACAGATTGTTACGGCAGAGGCCGGACGTCTGGGCAGCGGGGACTTCGCATGGAACTTTAATGATTCGGTCGATGACACGTCGTATGATGTGAATTCCGCACTGATGTCCGCTATCCGCGGCTACACCAGTCAGCTTGTTTCAGTAGGCGGAAATTCCAGCCAGGGACCAGCACCTACTCCTACGGCAACGCCAGCACCAACATCGACACCTGCACCTACGTCTACGCCTTCACCAACAGCAACCTCTGCACCTACGTCTACACCTACATCTACGCCAGCACCAACATCGACACCTGCACCTACAGCAACGCCTGCTCCAACAGCTTCTCCGGTGCCTACAGCAACGCCAACGCCGACTACCGGAGCCTACGTGCATAACTTTACTGCATCCGGAACAGCGAGCGACTTTTTCAATATCTCGGGTAATCTCTCAGCATCAAAGGGGACTGTTGTCTACAATGGTCTGACCCTGACGCAATGCCTGAAAATTGAGAGTGCAACCAGTATTCAATTCACTGCTGCCAAAGCCTCAACGCTTACGCTGGTGTTCAGTACATCCGAAGGAACCAGAATCAAAGTGGATGGCACAAGCTACCCGATAACAAATGGCATTGCGACGATCTCCCTGGCGGCAGGCGCGCACACCATCACGAAGGACAGCACAGCGAATTTGTACTATATGGTGCTGAATTAG
- a CDS encoding N,N'-diacetylchitobiose phosphorylase has product MQYGYFDEKNKEYLITKPDTPAPWANYLGSPEYGAIISGNAGGYSFVKSGANGRHVRYHFNSQDEPGRYIYVRDLENGDYWSGSWQPVGKDLGQYKSVCHHGTGYTNMTADYDNIQTETLYYVPLNKTYEVWRLKVRNNGTKARKLALFGFVEFTNHNNYEQDTVNLQYTLFISRTHYRNNMILQSINENIPEEQSWRFFGAAGAEVTAYDGDRDTFLGDYRSYGNPASVENGRCSNSLNYNTNACGALQINVELQPGEEKEIAFLLGQYDEQGASDILSHYKDLSVVDKELEELKTFWHSKLNRFQVQTPSDNLNSMINTWNAYQCFITFIWSRAASFQYCGLRNGLGYRDTVQDIQGIIHLDHEMALGRLRLMISAQVSNGGGLPLVKFDHNPGHEGTPDDPEYVRETGHPHYRADDALWLFPTVIKYLNESGNWDFTDEVVPYSDKGEDTVYEHLRRALQFSLDRMGAHGMPVGLHADWNDCLRLGAKGESLFVAFQLYMAFKLFMEIAHNKNKPEDVQWAQGLLDELDANIQTHAWENDQFVRGFTEDNYTVGSWENDEAKVWLNPQSWAVLSGAARPDQAKLAMDKVYNNLRTDYGTMLFYPPFREYGLPVALMTLFNPSTKENAGIFSQPQGWLILAETMIGNGDRAFEYFLNCSPASMNDKAEVRKLEPYVHGQFVESKDSPYQGRAHVHWLTGTASTVMVSLAEGIMGVQPQIDGLRIDPCVPSSWNEFSMVREFRGKQLNIEVENKNGVQKGVSRIVINGEEIEGNLIPVLKMKAENTVRVIME; this is encoded by the coding sequence ATGCAATACGGTTATTTTGACGAGAAAAATAAGGAATACCTCATCACGAAGCCCGATACCCCGGCTCCCTGGGCCAACTATCTGGGCTCGCCGGAATATGGCGCCATAATTTCAGGGAACGCTGGCGGCTACAGCTTTGTGAAGTCAGGAGCTAACGGACGGCATGTCCGCTACCATTTCAATTCCCAAGACGAGCCGGGACGCTACATTTACGTAAGAGACCTGGAAAATGGCGATTACTGGTCCGGTTCCTGGCAGCCGGTGGGCAAAGATCTGGGCCAGTATAAGTCGGTATGCCATCATGGAACCGGATACACGAACATGACTGCCGATTATGACAACATTCAGACGGAGACTTTATATTACGTGCCGCTGAACAAGACCTATGAGGTGTGGCGCCTGAAGGTGCGCAATAACGGCACCAAGGCCCGGAAGCTGGCTCTCTTCGGATTTGTTGAATTCACCAATCACAATAACTATGAGCAGGATACCGTTAACCTTCAGTATACTTTGTTTATTTCACGCACCCACTACAGAAATAATATGATTCTGCAATCCATTAATGAAAATATACCTGAGGAACAGAGCTGGAGATTTTTTGGGGCTGCCGGTGCAGAGGTAACCGCTTATGACGGGGACCGGGATACTTTCCTCGGCGACTACCGCAGCTACGGCAATCCCGCTTCCGTAGAGAACGGCCGGTGCAGCAACTCCCTGAACTATAACACCAACGCCTGCGGTGCCCTGCAGATCAATGTGGAGCTTCAGCCGGGGGAAGAGAAGGAGATCGCCTTCCTGCTTGGACAGTATGATGAGCAAGGCGCATCAGACATTCTCAGCCACTACAAGGATTTATCTGTGGTGGATAAGGAACTGGAAGAGCTGAAGACATTCTGGCACAGCAAGCTCAACCGTTTTCAGGTCCAGACGCCAAGCGACAACCTGAACAGCATGATCAACACCTGGAATGCTTATCAGTGCTTTATTACCTTCATCTGGTCCCGTGCCGCTTCCTTCCAGTACTGCGGACTCCGTAACGGGCTTGGCTACCGGGATACGGTGCAGGATATTCAAGGAATTATTCATCTGGATCATGAGATGGCGCTCGGCCGTCTGAGACTGATGATCTCTGCCCAGGTCTCCAATGGCGGCGGTCTTCCGCTGGTGAAGTTCGACCATAATCCAGGACATGAAGGCACGCCTGATGATCCGGAATACGTGCGGGAGACAGGTCACCCCCATTACCGTGCAGATGATGCCCTATGGCTGTTCCCGACCGTAATCAAATATTTGAATGAGAGCGGCAACTGGGACTTTACCGATGAAGTCGTTCCTTATTCAGACAAAGGCGAAGACACAGTGTACGAGCATCTGCGCCGCGCGCTCCAGTTCAGCCTGGACCGTATGGGTGCCCACGGCATGCCGGTCGGTCTGCACGCAGACTGGAATGACTGCCTGCGTCTTGGGGCTAAGGGGGAATCGCTATTCGTAGCCTTCCAGCTGTATATGGCCTTCAAACTGTTCATGGAAATCGCACATAACAAGAACAAACCGGAAGATGTCCAATGGGCACAGGGCCTTCTGGATGAGCTTGATGCCAACATTCAAACACACGCCTGGGAGAACGACCAGTTCGTCCGCGGCTTCACGGAGGACAACTACACGGTCGGCTCCTGGGAGAATGATGAGGCAAAGGTATGGCTGAACCCGCAGAGCTGGGCTGTATTAAGCGGTGCCGCCCGTCCTGATCAGGCCAAACTCGCCATGGATAAGGTGTATAACAATCTGCGGACTGATTACGGCACGATGCTGTTCTATCCGCCATTTAGGGAATACGGCCTGCCGGTCGCTTTGATGACACTTTTCAATCCCTCCACCAAGGAGAACGCCGGCATCTTCAGTCAGCCGCAGGGCTGGCTGATTCTGGCTGAGACCATGATCGGTAACGGCGACCGTGCATTCGAGTATTTCCTGAACTGCAGTCCGGCCAGCATGAACGACAAGGCCGAAGTCCGCAAGCTTGAGCCTTATGTACACGGCCAGTTCGTAGAGTCCAAAGACAGTCCGTACCAAGGCCGGGCACATGTCCACTGGCTGACCGGTACAGCCTCAACTGTTATGGTCTCTTTAGCAGAAGGCATTATGGGCGTTCAGCCTCAGATCGATGGCCTGCGCATCGACCCTTGCGTTCCTTCCAGCTGGAATGAATTCTCCATGGTGCGGGAATTCCGCGGCAAACAGCTGAACATTGAGGTCGAGAACAAGAATGGTGTGCAAAAAGGGGTATCCCGTATTGTGATCAACGGTGAAGAAATTGAGGGCAACCTGATACCGGTCCTCAAAATGAAAGCCGAAAATACGGTACGGGTCATTATGGAATAA
- a CDS encoding nitrous oxide-stimulated promoter family protein: MSMTNGDSRQLTEGPVIHREKDIVSKMIRIYCTKKHRNKELCEECRDLQEYAVKRLTLCKFGEEKSACAKCPVHCYKPFYRQKIKQVMRYSGPWMLLYHPIESVRHIPLPDKWRR, encoded by the coding sequence ATGAGTATGACGAACGGGGACAGCCGCCAGTTGACCGAGGGCCCTGTAATTCATAGGGAGAAGGATATTGTCTCTAAAATGATCCGTATTTACTGCACTAAGAAACACCGTAATAAAGAGTTGTGTGAGGAGTGCCGGGATCTGCAGGAGTATGCTGTAAAAAGACTCACCCTCTGTAAATTCGGCGAAGAGAAAAGCGCTTGTGCAAAGTGTCCTGTCCACTGCTACAAGCCGTTTTACCGCCAAAAGATCAAGCAGGTTATGCGGTATTCTGGCCCGTGGATGCTGCTGTACCATCCCATAGAGTCAGTCAGACATATTCCTTTGCCTGACAAGTGGAGGAGGTGA
- a CDS encoding aldo/keto reductase: protein MTQNIPEKVLNDGLKVPAIGFGTAWYKGAEGVKVLTDAIDTGYRLIDLAFNYENEGTVGQAVRKSPVPREQLLISSKLPGRHHAYKEALETIEESLYRGGLDYYDLYLIHWPNPKTDKYVEAWQAMIEAKKRGYVRSIGVSNFLPEHLERIIKETGVTPSINQVELHPLFNQQRQREKDAEHGIVTESWSPLGRGHSMLENEVIGGIAEAHGKTPGQTILRWHTQLGAIPIPAARSKEHQAENLNIFDFELTEAEMNAINALTQEDGRLWDQDPATYEEM, encoded by the coding sequence ATGACACAGAATATCCCGGAAAAAGTATTGAACGATGGACTGAAGGTACCCGCAATCGGCTTCGGAACGGCCTGGTATAAAGGAGCAGAAGGAGTAAAGGTGCTTACGGATGCGATTGATACCGGATATCGGTTGATTGACCTGGCCTTTAACTATGAGAATGAAGGAACTGTAGGACAAGCAGTCCGGAAAAGCCCGGTTCCAAGAGAGCAGCTGCTGATCAGCTCCAAGCTGCCGGGACGGCACCATGCCTACAAGGAAGCGCTGGAGACCATTGAAGAGTCATTATATAGAGGCGGACTGGATTATTACGATCTGTATCTGATCCACTGGCCGAACCCCAAGACGGATAAGTATGTAGAAGCCTGGCAGGCCATGATTGAAGCGAAGAAACGCGGCTATGTCCGTTCGATCGGGGTCAGCAATTTCCTGCCGGAGCATCTTGAGCGGATTATAAAAGAGACCGGCGTCACTCCGAGTATTAATCAGGTAGAGCTGCATCCGTTATTTAACCAGCAGCGTCAGCGGGAGAAGGACGCCGAACATGGTATTGTAACAGAGTCCTGGAGTCCGCTGGGCCGCGGCCACAGTATGCTGGAGAATGAGGTTATCGGCGGCATTGCCGAAGCCCACGGCAAAACACCCGGACAGACCATTCTGCGCTGGCATACCCAGCTGGGGGCCATTCCGATTCCTGCTGCGAGATCCAAGGAACATCAGGCGGAGAACCTGAATATCTTCGATTTTGAGCTGACTGAAGCGGAGATGAACGCCATCAATGCCCTCACCCAAGAGGACGGCCGGCTGTGGGATCAGGATCCGGCGACTTACGAGGAGATGTAA
- a CDS encoding TIGR03915 family putative DNA repair protein, giving the protein MFATTPLAYTYDGSFEGFLCCVFESYQWKQTPLAIHSDADGQALLLESKWIDTDSVKANRVLRSIPLKISPKAEELVRKGFWSSVPDKEMLLLNFLYLGFTHGPKVMDMLADDTVNALLKAVHLLNRESHHYMGFVRFTVYGPVMAAVIEPLGYVLPVIQDHFCDRFQGESFMIYDKTHKVALIHHPGRDAIIPLQEWIPPEPDEGEAAYRRLWQGFYDAIGIKERKNDRQRASMMPKRYWKHLPEMNGGLPSMRAGRPAAKRKAAEPKSSDTRQLQ; this is encoded by the coding sequence ATGTTTGCAACCACTCCGCTGGCCTATACTTATGACGGAAGCTTCGAGGGCTTCCTGTGCTGTGTATTTGAGAGCTACCAATGGAAGCAGACCCCGCTCGCCATCCATTCGGATGCTGACGGTCAGGCTCTGCTGCTGGAGTCCAAATGGATTGATACCGACAGCGTCAAGGCGAACCGGGTGCTGCGCTCCATTCCCCTGAAGATCTCTCCCAAGGCTGAGGAGCTGGTCCGCAAGGGATTCTGGTCCAGTGTGCCGGACAAAGAAATGCTGCTGCTGAACTTTCTGTATCTCGGCTTTACTCATGGTCCCAAGGTAATGGATATGCTGGCAGATGACACGGTCAATGCCCTGCTTAAGGCCGTACACCTGCTCAACCGGGAGAGCCACCATTATATGGGCTTCGTAAGGTTCACCGTCTATGGTCCGGTTATGGCCGCGGTTATTGAACCGCTGGGCTACGTACTCCCCGTAATCCAGGACCACTTCTGCGACCGGTTCCAGGGCGAGAGCTTCATGATCTACGACAAAACCCACAAGGTGGCACTTATCCACCATCCCGGCCGGGATGCGATCATTCCGCTTCAGGAGTGGATTCCACCGGAGCCGGATGAAGGAGAGGCGGCCTACCGCCGTCTCTGGCAGGGATTCTATGATGCTATCGGAATCAAAGAGCGCAAGAATGACCGGCAGCGCGCCTCAATGATGCCGAAGCGTTACTGGAAGCACCTGCCGGAGATGAACGGCGGCCTGCCGTCCATGCGGGCAGGCCGGCCTGCTGCGAAGAGGAAAGCAGCAGAGCCTAAGAGCAGCGATACACGTCAGCTGCAATAA